The following is a genomic window from Rutidosis leptorrhynchoides isolate AG116_Rl617_1_P2 chromosome 8, CSIRO_AGI_Rlap_v1, whole genome shotgun sequence.
CATTGGTCCCCAATGTTTGCCAAAAATGTCATGGAGGGACCTAAAGTACCTTTTGGACGCGGATGACACTAATGTTTGAAAAAGTTGCGTCGTTGGTCCCTGATGGTAACATACGTTAGTTCCCCAATGTTAGTCTGCATCACGAGACGTCCACACGGGGTATGTTTTGTCTAAAATATGAGACTTGATTCTGATACGAGATTTGTGGGATTCGCTAATTTTTAGATACAATAGACTCCAATACGTAAATTGACAAAACAATCTTCGTGTGCACCTCACGTGATGCAGACTAACGTTGGGAAACCAACGTCTGTTATGTTACCTTCAGGGACCAACAACACACCTTTTCCAAACTATAGGGTCATCCACGTCAATATAATATACTTTAACATAACTACCCTTTTTAGAGTAGAACAAGAAAGTTTAAAGTTGTTTATGAACTCGACTAAAGTGAGATGTACAAAGTTATAAGCATGAAGTACATACCGAGGACTTGTTCAACGTTGAGGCGTTTGCTAGCATCGGGTTCTAACATGCCTTTAACGAGGTTTTTGGCATCTTCAGAGACTCGAGGCCAAGGGTCTCTTCGGAAATTTATGTCACCTTTAATAATCGCCTGTGCAATTCCTTCTTCAGTTTCTGTTCTAGTACATCCAACCTCTCCATATATAAGGAATTGTGCAAATATTGACCCAACACTTTTATAAAATTATTTTTTAGGTgaatatataaagttttattaaggTTTTACCTGCCCAAAAAGGAGGAACACCACATAATAATATGTATAGAATGACACCAGCACTCCAAACATCAATTTCTGCTCCGTAACTTCGTCTAAGAACCTCGGGAGCCATGTAATACGGGCTTCCTACTATTTCCTTGAAACGTTGGTCTATCACCGCAATCATaactatcatttataaaaatttacAAAAACTAATCCATTAGTTAAATTAGTTGTTCGAATGTGTACCAGGCTCGAAGAAGATAGATAGAccaaaatcaattgcttttaatgAAGCGCTTTCACTTCGGTTATCATATAAGAAGTTCTCGGGCTTCAAATCTCTATGTATCACCCCGTGGTTGTGGCATACCTTTATAAGTAGCAGCCGTCGTTAAGGTAACATTATATTATAGATATCAATCAATAATATCAGTTGTgcgttccttgcaagaggtctcaaatTCGAATCCTGTCTAGGACGAATATTTTgtggtggccagggaagggttggaaacagccagggcgtaatcctgatgggctgcgtacatCAGATTATGTGGTCGGATTTCTTGCCCTCCCGGGGAAGCCCGAACCGGGAAACCTTTTACCTATCTTAATCAATAATATCAACTTGCTTGATTGATAACCCTTATCTTTTTGTTGCTAAATAGTTTATGTTGACAATATGATAATGACGGGCTTTAGGGATGTCACTAACACCTTGGTAATGATCGATAGGCCGAAATACAATATATTGCCATAAGGGTTGTCGTTAACAAAACccttaagtaaatgacatattggTCAACCCTTTAGTAGTTTCAGCGTGCGATGCTCATTTTAAGTGTGTTTCTTCTGGATcaaatgtaccatatagacattACGTTCTTTAATGTTTTTTATTACTTGCTAAACGTAAAGGTTGTGAAAAAGAAGTAAGATGTAATAACCTGTACAACTTCAACAATGGTTTTGGTAACAAGAGCCGCAGCTCTTTCTGTATAATGACCTTTAGCGACAATTCGATCAAATAACTCACCACCCTGACAGAGTTCCATAACCAAATATATAGCATCCTTATCCTCAAACACATCTTTATACCTTACAATATTCGGATGTTGTGGCAAATGTCTCATAATTTCAACCTCCCTTCTAACATCATCGATATCAATCTCTGTTCTCAACCTACTTTTTGATATTTTTTTGCACGCTACCTTTTCACCCTTCTCTTTATCTTGACATTCATACGTTACCCCAAATTCACCTCTTCCTAGCTCTTTTCCAAATCGATACCGTTTATAAATATCGCTTCCTGAGGAATCTTTGAGTACGTGCACCGGCCTACGGTATTTCATCGACCCCGTGCGTGGTTTTGTGGCGTGAAGGCCATGATCTTGTGAGGTTATGGGTTTGACATTGTTCTTGTGCTTTTTGGTTAGTTTTTTATTGGACATAGACATGCAACCCCCCATGGGAATAAAGGTGTTTTTGTTATGATGCAGATTTAGAGTTCCAGTTTGGGGGTAGCATGCAAAGATCAAAGAATGATCTTTTGAAAATGTTATTAGGAAACAGAGTTATTGAAAATCCTATTCTTATGGAGAAATtgttttattttaatttgttttgTGGCTCTGTTTACTTTTGCCTCCTTTTATTCTATGACTCTGAAATGTCTAATTTCCTTGGTAAGTATATGTATAAACTTACAGATGCATTCATGCATATACTTGCATATatctacatataaatatatatagggaTTATACATAGATATGCCACTCAaatttatcaatttattttttAAGCCACCCAATCTATATACCTTATCTATATGAAAACTCATTGGGAAAATGTGTATTAATTAACATTATTTATGTTACCTTAGTATTTTCCAAATACATGATTAGTTATATTCTTTTATATCTTTACGATGAGTTTTTAGCCGAATCTGATATGTACGAAACAAAATGTAACTTTCGGTGACCTATAAAACTATTTTCAAATACAAATTTAGATTAATGGATGAACTAACAAGTATATTCATCCATACAAGAGTAACATAACATCAAATTACACAACAAACAacttaattaacccaaaacaaaaTTACAATCCTAGACAATCAGTATCGTTCCATCCTCTGAGGAATTGGTGTCTTGATAACTTGTAATATCTGAACAACTTCTGCCATTGTTGGCCTGCTAGAAGGTATCTGTGAAGTACACACCAATGCCAACTTAAGAACAGGCAAAACTTCATCTTCTGGATACTCACCCATACTTTCATCAACACTGTCCAATACATTCCCTTCTTGTAACATAATCTTCACTTGCTCATTAAGTATCAACACATTATCTTCACCATATTCAATCGGCCGTCTACCCGTCACAATCTCCAAAATCAAAACCCCGAACCCATAAACATCACATTTCTCGTTCACTCGTAAGCTTTGGCAAGCGAGTTCTGGAGCCACGTAGCCTAACGCACTTTGGAACCGGTTACTCATCACATGTTTATCTAGCCTTGATAAAAGCCGAGTCAGCCCGAAATCAGAGATCTTTGGGTTCAAATGTTCGTCGAGAAGAATGTTATTGGGCTTGATGTTATAATGAACAATTGGTGGACGAAAAGAATGGTGTAAGTGCGCGAGTCCCTTTGCGGTTCCTAAAAGAATCTTGAACCGAACCCCCCATGAAAGAGGTGGGCTTGAAGGTGATCTTTCATGAAGTTTGGTTTGTAAGCTACCGTTCGACACATAATCTGTGACTAAAATCTGAACTTTCGGTGTCCAATAATACCCTTTTAGCGATACAAGGTTCGGGTGCCTTAGTTTTCCTAGAACCCTAACCTCTCTATCGAAATCTTCAGGATACTGAATCATATTCGACACATCAAGATTCTTGATTGCTAAAACATTGTCACCATCTTCTCCTATAGGAGCTTTATAGACCGTACCAAACACCCCGCCACCTATCTCATTCGTTTTTCTAAtaaaagattcggggttcacaacgCAATAATTTTCAGGGTTCATTTTCGAATCAAACCAAACAACTTTCCCCATTGATAAACTGACACCTGAGCGCGAAGAACTTGAACAACTCTCGAGGGCATTATCAACAAATGTAATCCGTTTTCTAGCCGAGATATTGAGTAAGCTTATCACCAAAACTCCAAACGAAATCACAACGGCTGCTAATATCGCAATGATTGCCGAAACACTAAGAAACTGACGGTGTTTGAAACGTGAAGCTTCATCGCTTGTTTCTCCTCCACCTTCATGTCTTCCATTTTGATTTCCAATTGCAAATGGATCAAGAACTAAAGGCTTTGGTACATTCATCTTACATGGTCCTTTCAATAAAGGTGAACAAATACCTAAATTACCCTCCATTGAACTTGGCTCTAAACTCTGAAATATACCCCCAGAAGGAAGCCTTCCTTGTAATCTGTTGTAAGATATGTTCACAGCCAAAAGGTTGTTTAGTTCACCAAGCTCCTGTGGTATTTCACCTGTCAGTTGGTTGTCTTCTAGCTTCAATATCTTCAGTTTTTTCAGTTGTGAAATTGATCTTGGAATGGGCCCACTCAAGCTGTTGTGAGACATACTCCTGTATATTCACATACATCATCATATATGAGTTTACGTGATTACCCTTcaattttagatatttaatttgagAGAAAATTAcgcggatagtccctgtggtttgttcaaATTTTCACGGATAGTCTTTAAACTTTTTTGCACGGGTAGTCTCGTGGTTTGAAATTTTTGCGTGGTTAGTCCCTAGAATTAACGGTCGTTAGTTTTTTTTGTTAAATCAATACATGTTTAGTCATTTCGTTTTACCTTCTTTATTAGACCTTAAAGCTTACATTGTTTATCATTTTTTTCAAAACCATAATCCTGTTTATTTATTGGAAATATGATTAACAACGTACGCTTTTAAGGTCTAATAAAGAGGTAGAAACAAAATGACTAAAAAGCCTCACATGTTCTGCACGTGTATTGACTTAACGAAATTTTTTTACGACCGTCGGTCTAAGGACTATCAACGCAAAAGGTGCTAACCACAAGAACTACCAGTGCAAAAAAGAGTTTAGGGACTATCAGTGAAAAGGtggacaaaccacagggactatccgcATAATTTTGTTAAAATATGAACAATactaaaataaaaaatcttttgcaAACTTACAGCAGGTAGAGGGAAGAACAGTTTCCAATCTCATCAGGTATTGATCCTTCAAAAGAGTTACCATCAAGTTGAAGTATTCCAAGACTATGCGAATCACAAATGTCGCCCGGAATGGACCCATGAAACGCACCATTACGAAGATCCAACACCGTTAGATTCTGTAGGTAACCTAACTCTGGAGGCATTCGTGTTTGAAAATTATTCCAAGATAAGTTCAAGTATCTTAACTTAGAATTGAGTCCAATTTCTGCTGGTATATCTCCAGTCAGCTGGTTTCCAGAAAGATCTAGAAACCGTAGAGTCTCGAAAAGTTTACTAGAACCTGGTGGAATGGAACCCGTGAGATCGTTTCTTGCTAAATCGATTTGGTCCAGCCCCAATTCGAATAAACGGGTAGGAATTGTACCATTGAATTTGTTCCCTTTTAATGAAATTACAGATAGTTTACTAGAAGAAACTAACGATAACGGAATGTTCCCAGTTAAATTGTTGTCAGGAACACTTAAATAAGTTAATGACGTTAAGGTCCCGATCGATTCGGGTAGGGTCCCGGTTAAACTATTGCCCGAAAAGTCCAAGTATTCGAGTGCATTCAACTTTCCAATCCATTGAGGGAATTCGCCGGTTAACGCGTTATTCGCTAGATTTATGTAACTTAAAGAAGAAAGAGTATGAAAAGATTCGGGTACGGTTTCGGTGAAGAGATTATTGCTTAAATCTAGCTTATTTAAATGTGGACATAAACTAATATCAGAAGGTAAAGCTCCTGAGAACTGGTTTCCATTTAAAGAAAGTTCTTTTAGATTTTGCAATGCAAACACACCATTTGGTATAGATCCTGAGAAGGAATTATGAGAAAGATCCAATGTTCGCATCCGGGTCAACTTCCAAATACCCGTTTCGAAATCTGGATTACCCGAAAACTGATTGTTGGAAAGATCGAGATGATTTAGGGATGTGCATTTGGAAAGTGAGCTAGGAATAGGACCTTCAAGATTATTTCCAGATAAAGAAAGTGATCTAAGTGATAAACAGTTAACAAACAACTCTTCAGGGACTGGTCCAGATAATGAGTTGTGTGATAAATCAAGAAACTTTATGGTTCCTGAGTCCATTAAAGAACTCGGGATTCGACCCGAAAAGCTGTTTCGACTAACATTAAGGGTTTCGAGGTTGGTAAGAACTGATAGTTCTGGGTTATATGAACCTGTAAAGTTGTTATTAGCAAGTGAGAGTACCTTAAGGTCTTGCAACTTCTCGAGCCCTCTACCGATCTTTCCGGAAAGATTTAACCGGTCAAGGTTGAGCCCGATGACCCGACGCGTAACCGGATTGCATGTTATGAACTTCCAAGAACATGCGGTTTCATCATCTTGATTCCATGAGGATAAAAGTGATGATGGGTCAGTAACAGATGTTTTAAAGACTATAAGGCCTAAAACGTCATCGTTTAGGTTGAGAAATTCATCTGCATTGGTGGTGAATGAAGTAACTGAAATGAATAATATGAGAAGATGAAGAAAACTCATTATTAATTAACAGTTTGGTTCACTAAAAACTATGTGCAGGGCATGCTGAGATGGGAATATAGTGTTTTACTGAATGTGGTTATGAAGATGAAAAGAATGTTTTTTGGGGAAAATTTGTAAATTTGAGAAAATTCTGTGAGAATATTGAGACACAATGAATAAATGATGCATAAACAAATTGTTGTGGACCAACTTCACCACATGCATTGCCCTTGTCTGCTGTCTACAAGTAATAGAGACAAAATTTTAATCAAGTATATAACCAGAAATCCAATTTTGACTTATTACTGTATCACTGCGTGCTTTATTTTTTAATCAACTGAAAATAAAATATGTTGTAAATTATGAAAACAAGTGTATACTCTAGTGTTGGCATTTGCAACACTTTAAGCGAATTAATATGGGTGGAAGTTGTGATGTGGTTCAGCGGTTGGTGACCTGTCTCATTTAGGGGAGGTCGGGAtcttcgacccccgttggctacatattaaatgtcgaaacgggagatgatcgcaacgagtggtttagtccccctcaggTGATCtcaatcgctgttcaaaaaaaaaatatatgggtATAACCTTTTTTATTAAAACAAATGATAATTAAGGTGACCTAATGGTAATGTGGTATGATATTCCTTACACTAAATTTCACGTTCGAACTCCACTAATTGTATATCTTAATTCTTAAGTATCTAGAAAATGATTCAAAAAAACCATAAAATTACCACAGTTAAACCGCGTACATCATCCATTGTCTcatttaaacaattttttttttcctttttgaaaggcaagtatattataaaataaaaaatagcaaACTAACAAGAAGCTAGTTAGTACCCGATAATAACTAAATTAAATAACTAAAAAAGCCATTTCGGATAATGAGTTATAGGAGTCACACTTAATCCAAGGTCCATATCCTAGATTTTTTATACCAAAAGTTGGAGTATGATcagttattaagtttttatttatatttaagtaACGCGATAGAAACAATATCTTACGTAAGTTGAAATGTAGATGTAAACAGTTATCTTAATGATATACTAAATTCAGACGGATGGAATATTAGTCATCTATCTTTAGTCTAAATCTTAGAATATACTACGTATCAGATTGTTAATTTTACTAATCTTATAGTAAttctaattcatattcatatatattctATACTATCTGTGTAAATTGATGATGTCAATTTTGATGATGTGTCAAATTCTTAAGCAATATGAGACTATTTGCTTATGtcattaattttaaataaaattacatataaTCAATAATAATTCAAATGTAAACAGTTGTTTTTAATAAACTTTCTGTAATCTGTGATTTAAATGTATATAGCAGGTCTTAATTCAAAGTTCAAAAAGAATTATGCATGGGTAATGTAAAACTTCCAAAGCAAACTTttgattttattttaactttttttCAGATGTTTGCTTTGAAAATCACAAATATTGTACTATGTGCCTTTCTTCCTGGTCTTTTAATTTGAAATTCTATGAAAATGTGAAATTAATCTCAACATATAAAAAAAACTCCTTATATTTCATCTAGAGAACTAAATCGATTATTCAAATTCATCAGATATTTGAATAATATTATCATGGATTATAACTCAATGGGTCCCGAAATTTTAGGATTATAACTCAATGGGGTTATAACTCAATGGGGTCCCGAAATTTTATGATTATAACTCAATGGGGTTATAACTCAATGGGGTTATTCAAATTcatcatatatttgaataatattaTCATGGATTATAACTCAATggggtcccgaaattttaagattaaGAACAATCGATTATTCTAGGATTATAACTCAATGGGGTCGGGAAATTTTTTTCAGTACTAATTATATTAAAATGTTATTTTAGTGATAGTTtacttaaaaaaaattataaattcgaaaaatatatgggtTTCAAGTAGtgtaatttagtggtgtcctatacaatttaaaatAAAGATTATTGATTTGTAAAATATATGGGGTCATACATTGAAATTTAGTGGTGTCTTGTACAATTTACGAGGTATATTCTACTAAAAAAATTTTAAACTAGCGGTGTCCCATGACCCCACGGGTATCCACTTAGATTCGTCACTGCCGATGCGTCAGCTGATGCGTcaattttttgggttctccgtctgattttttctgaaaacgactcaaaagacggtcaaagctaaaagttcggtcaaagtctgtcaaagacggtcaaaaacggtcaaatcaatcaaattttcgtcaagatctgatatattttaaaattagagtttgttttcattttttgagccgctcttttctctgtgtccttactgattatgtattcGGTATTATTAATTGAGTTTTAAGTTTGATTGTTTTTAAACTCAAGTTCTATATCCTTATTATGTTATAATGTTGCATATAAAATTTTAATGATGATatatgatattataaacattactttattattctttttattatttcttttaATAAATCCGTAAATTCACGGGTCTTTAAACTAGTTCTTATATAAaaagggtgatgatatgtacacaatcattttttacacatacacaactaAACATGCTTTagagtgttgtacagtacaacactgtaaaattAAGTTATGTATGTGTAAAaagtggttgtgtacatatcactccatAAAGGGGTAAAAGATTCTGTTAAAATGTTAGGGGAGTCAACAAACACGGAAATAGATGCAATAATTAGGATGATGTTGTCACAACATCCAAACTCTGCTCACGGGGTTCTTTGTACACCTCTTTTTTTCTTCTGTCGTTAGGCTTAATGCCCGATACTACACCATTTTATTTTAATTACAAAGTACCCCACCCACCATACCATTATTAAATTCGAGAGACACAAACTAAACGAATACATATTTTGGAAacgaatatatatattttacaaggacAAATATCTGTTTTTCTAAATGACAAACATGATTTTATTATGTTACACACACATAGATGGTCTATTAAACACATATGTACAAAGTAATATGAAATGACATATTCACATATACATTGATTTTTATATCTATTCAATGTTAAAATGATATGAACTTCCTAGCTAGTAATATATTATATGGAATTGTCGATCATTATAAAAtgaatgatagaaataaatgaagTTAATCTTAACCTCTAGATGACTTATTAATTTGCAACGGACCATTGAACCATTAAATTTTGAATCGTAAATCAAATTAACGAGAATGAGACCGTAGGCGGAATTTATAGTGGATAGAAAAATAATTTGCTAGACGTAAAATGACTCGGAAGAAGCCTTCTATAGACAGTAAACGCTGCCTGGATTGACAGACGCCGATGTCATCTCTATTTCCATCAATAAGACTAAATTCATCAAGTGGTTTGGAACCGGTACACGGTACATGCTACCTGGTTGTGTTTACACCCAGGCACTTGGTAGTGTAACAGATGTGCCACGTAAGCACGACATATCACCCTTAAAAGGCTCAAGTCCAATTCCCAATATCGATTAGTCCATCATAGAATGACACATCAACGTGATTAGGCCCATGATAATACAAACCCTAGTACATGCCAATAAGTAGATAAATAGTAGTATCATGTTTTTGTCATTCCCATACACCGACAGTCCTGAGACTATTCTCTCTAAGTACTCTCTCTCTAACTCGACTTAGTAATCATTCACTCGAGTTCACCACCGAGTCAAACCTTCATTGATTGATTGCGAGCCACATTTTAGAAAGATTCACATCTCTAACAGGTTTATTCACAGTATTCGGACCGAAGAGCAAACAATCAATCCCGAAACATTCTCCCACTCTTGGCACTCAAGTGCTAACCAGCACCGCATGTCTTGACCGGTAACCGAAATAGGCTTGATCATGGAATATGTATAAATTGTGTGAATTTGCGTGAGTTAATTGTCTttctataaattttgaaaccaaaataataaagtaaaaataaaatttaccaAAAGATTTCCATTTTTGTGTTGGCAAGTACTTAAACGGATAAGGAAGGGTGGAAGCAGATGATAAGGGGATCCTACTACAGCTTGACGAAATCATATTTCATGATTCATATTTCATATTTcatattcatgataataaaataaaatggAGTTTGTAATTTAGTGACTAAAATAGTGGATTGTCACAATCTTGCAACGGAGCAGAGCATGCCTGCTTGTTTACTTCTGTCACTTGTGACCCATAACCGTCACTGCCTCACTGGACCCAAGCAGCATGCTATGGGACTTGACTAACTTCGGAGTTTATAGTTTCATGAGTGTAATTACAACATCtagatgatgttgatgtttgattagTGTCAATGTTCCAAGTATCATTTTTAGTAGGTAGTTTAAATAAATCGCATGATTAAGTTAATCAGATATGATAGGTTTTTAATCGTTGGTAACTCATTTAGATTGATTGATctattcaatttatatatatcgttcttactaaaaaaatatatataccttgatGAACTTAAGAACGTATAGGTTTCAGATAATCTCACACTAATTAAACTCCATTGCCATAAAATGTGTAAACTTCACTACTTGATTTGACTAATTAACACAATCAATATCATATACACACTTACTATCATCTTTTCAAATGGGTTAAGAAGTTAAGTTCCTTTCCTTGGTTGTAGTCCAAAACTAGATAACTGTTGTAGCCCCCGAAAAAAGATGACCCAATCAGATGTCACCCGTGAACCCAAATTTCCTACAATTAATGAACCAACCACGACTTTATCCATAGATTCCTATGGTTCTTGTGGGTGCACAATACATACAATCTCGATCATGCCACATTCTAAGTCCACTCCGGCAGAG
Proteins encoded in this region:
- the LOC139861787 gene encoding calcium-dependent protein kinase 24-like yields the protein MGGCMSMSNKKLTKKHKNNVKPITSQDHGLHATKPRTGSMKYRRPVHVLKDSSGSDIYKRYRFGKELGRGEFGVTYECQDKEKGEKVACKKISKSRLRTEIDIDDVRREVEIMRHLPQHPNIVRYKDVFEDKDAIYLVMELCQGGELFDRIVAKGHYTERAAALVTKTIVEVVQVCHNHGVIHRDLKPENFLYDNRSESASLKAIDFGLSIFFEPDQRFKEIVGSPYYMAPEVLRRSYGAEIDVWSAGVILYILLCGVPPFWAETEEGIAQAIIKGDINFRRDPWPRVSEDAKNLVKGMLEPDASKRLNVEQVLGSRWIQNADKVPDIPLGDDVRARIQQFSLMNKFKKKVISLVAENLPDEQIDGLKKMFYEMDKDKNGSLTFEELKDGLSTIGDQPVTDPEIQMFMEAADLDHNGVLNCEEFLTIVVHLKKISNEEQLRKAFHHFDKNKNGYIEFDELKDCLFDGQLDPHNEKMVHEIIIDADLDKDGRISYPEFSAMMTTGMDWKMASRQYSRAMLNAISMKMFKDESVKSIT
- the LOC139861785 gene encoding probably inactive leucine-rich repeat receptor-like protein kinase At3g28040; translated protein: MSFLHLLILFISVTSFTTNADEFLNLNDDVLGLIVFKTSVTDPSSLLSSWNQDDETACSWKFITCNPVTRRVIGLNLDRLNLSGKIGRGLEKLQDLKVLSLANNNFTGSYNPELSVLTNLETLNVSRNSFSGRIPSSLMDSGTIKFLDLSHNSLSGPVPEELFVNCLSLRSLSLSGNNLEGPIPSSLSKCTSLNHLDLSNNQFSGNPDFETGIWKLTRMRTLDLSHNSFSGSIPNGVFALQNLKELSLNGNQFSGALPSDISLCPHLNKLDLSNNLFTETVPESFHTLSSLSYINLANNALTGEFPQWIGKLNALEYLDFSGNSLTGTLPESIGTLTSLTYLSVPDNNLTGNIPLSLVSSSKLSVISLKGNKFNGTIPTRLFELGLDQIDLARNDLTGSIPPGSSKLFETLRFLDLSGNQLTGDIPAEIGLNSKLRYLNLSWNNFQTRMPPELGYLQNLTVLDLRNGAFHGSIPGDICDSHSLGILQLDGNSFEGSIPDEIGNCSSLYLLSMSHNSLSGPIPRSISQLKKLKILKLEDNQLTGEIPQELGELNNLLAVNISYNRLQGRLPSGGIFQSLEPSSMEGNLGICSPLLKGPCKMNVPKPLVLDPFAIGNQNGRHEGGGETSDEASRFKHRQFLSVSAIIAILAAVVISFGVLVISLLNISARKRITFVDNALESCSSSSRSGVSLSMGKVVWFDSKMNPENYCVVNPESFIRKTNEIGGGVFGTVYKAPIGEDGDNVLAIKNLDVSNMIQYPEDFDREVRVLGKLRHPNLVSLKGYYWTPKVQILVTDYVSNGSLQTKLHERSPSSPPLSWGVRFKILLGTAKGLAHLHHSFRPPIVHYNIKPNNILLDEHLNPKISDFGLTRLLSRLDKHVMSNRFQSALGYVAPELACQSLRVNEKCDVYGFGVLILEIVTGRRPIEYGEDNVLILNEQVKIMLQEGNVLDSVDESMGEYPEDEVLPVLKLALVCTSQIPSSRPTMAEVVQILQVIKTPIPQRMERY